A genomic segment from Branchiostoma floridae strain S238N-H82 chromosome 7, Bfl_VNyyK, whole genome shotgun sequence encodes:
- the LOC118419248 gene encoding carboxylesterase 5A-like: MDDPIYTRDRFIQMMTDCRYAALTVLMAKAVAAYDTRVYQYEFQHRTSLFSMRPSYTKAAHGDELFYMFGIPLLRDDTGASWKYSFTQEERDLSLDMMAYWVNFATNGDPSDSTGAVRIRDLVTWPRYTSSQSYLKLDVTSSADVRLRESNMKFWNEEVPRLMGKEITTAYITMRLNPNVRASKNSQKP, translated from the exons ATGGACGACCCGATCTACACACGTGACCGGTTTATCCAGATGATGACAGACTGCAGGTATGCGGCACTGACCGTGCTCATGGCGAAGGCAGTGGCAG cGTACGACACCCGGGTCTACCAGTACGAGTTCCAGCACCGCACGTCGCTATTCTCCATGAGACCTTCATACACAAAAGCCGCCCACGGCGACGAACTGTTCTACATGTTCGGCATCCCGCTCCTGCGTGACGACACCGGCGCCTCCTGGAAGTACAGCTTCACCCAGGAGGAGAGGGACCTGAGTCTGGACATGATGGCGTACTGGGTCAACTTCGCAACTAACGG AGACCCTAGTGATTCCACCGGTGCAGTGCGCATACGTGACTTGGTGACCTGGCCACGTTACACGTCATCCCAATCCTACCTGAAGCtggacgtgacgtcatctgctGACGTCAGACTGCGGGAGTCCAACATGAAGTTTTGGAACGAGGAGGTGCCGAGGCTGATGGGAAAGGAAATCACCACTG CTTACATCACAATGAGGCTAAATCCCAATGTACGAGCCTCTAAAAATAGCCAGAAGCCCTAA
- the LOC118419247 gene encoding cocaine esterase-like, translating to MGLRTGKTSGVADVVILAALLGLAGGVVVPTKYGEVNGVELPTSFIGGAVFDRIYTFKGIPYAAPPVGDLRWRPPQDPAGWTGVRDAAQFGARCPQIVDAKAPPDSPLYEVLTYRSNSSSEDCLFLNVYTPNVASTADLPVMVWIHGAAMVIGAADTYPAEIPTSLHNVVMVTINYRLGNLGFLPTRGAETDSNVGLIDMVKALQWVQGNIRNFGGDPDRVTIFGQSGGAWAVSLLVMSPMATGLFHRAISQSGVAGLTTTRRGDVTRTENLAARVNCTTNSYDDMMSCLRR from the exons ATGGGCCTGCGTACAGGTAAAACCTCAGGTGTCGCGGACGTGGTCATCTTGGCGGCGCTGCTGGGGCTCGCAG GCGGAGTTGTGGTCCCCACCAAGTATGGAGAAGTGAACGGGGTGGAGTTACCAACCTCGTTCATAGGGGGCGCTGTGTTTGACCGGATCTACACCTTCAAGGGGATTCCCTACGCCGCTCCGCCTGTGGGGGACCTCAG ATGGCGCCCTCCCCAGGACCCGGCAGGCTGGACCGGAGTCCGGGACGCCGCCCAGTTCGGAGCCCGGTGCCCGCAGATCGTGGACGCGAAGGCACCACCAGACTCACCTCTGTACGAGGTCCTCACGTATCGCAGCAACAGCAGCAGCGAGGACTGCCTGTTCCTGAACGTCTACACGCCTAACGTGGCTTCCACTGCGGATCTGCCG GTCATGGTATGGATACACGGAGCTGCTATGGTGATAGGCGCCGCCGATACGTATCCGGCCGAGATCCCCACGTCACTCCATAACGTCGTCATGGTAACCATCAACTACCGGCTGGGTAACCTGGGCTTCCTGCCGACCCGGGGCGCGGAAACTGACAGCAACGTTGGGCTTATTGACATG GTGAAAGCTCTCCAGTGGGTACAAGGCAACATCCGGAACTTCGGAGGAGATCCCGACAGAGTCACCATCTTCGGGCAGTCCGGCGGAGCCTGGGCCGTCTCCCTGCTCGTCATGTCTCCCATGGCAACGGGACTGTTCCACCGGGCCATCTCTCAGAGCGGCGTGGCCGGCCTCACGACCACCAGGAGAGGCGACGTCACCAGGACAGAAAATCTCGCTGCCAGGGTCAACTGCACCACGAACTCCTACGATGACATGATGAGCTGTCTGAGGAGGTAA
- the LOC118419246 gene encoding carboxylesterase 1C-like, whose amino-acid sequence MKSPFYSQVMVWLHGGGLAIGSADTYPAEIPTSLNNVVMVTINYRLGNLGFLPTRDAETDGNVALMDMAKALQWVQANIRNFGGDPDRVTIFGQSGGAWGVSLLVMSPETRGLYRRAISQSGVAGLGASRRGDTTKTETLAASLNCTTTSFDDMMSCLRSKPAHDVLELDAPVPIVGGSFLPDADDLWDIMYKKEVNEVDYLLGTTDGEFSYGLLGTVPEVTADGLNRTVLSAILPAQLNFVAAQFPDGDVDNIVQPVIDQYMNPDSDDPIYTRDRFIQLMTDNRFTATTVLMAQAVAAHDTARVYQYEFQHHTTSVSPERPSYAKADHGDDLFYMFGIPLLRDDTGNSWKYSFTQEERDLSLDMMAYWVNFAANGDPSDSTGAARMRNLVTWPRFMTSSQSYLKLDVTSSADVKLRESNMKFWNEEVPRLMGKQVTTGGAEKYTWSFLLVAGAFSAVVSLLQ is encoded by the exons ATGAAGTCACCATTCTACAGCCAG GTCATGGTGTGGTTACACGGAGGAGGTCTGGCGATAGGTAGTGCGGACACCTACCCGGCTGAGATCCCCACGTCACTCAATAACGTCGTCATGGTAACCATAAACTACCGTCTGGGCAACCTGGGCTTCCTGCCGACCCGGGACGCCGAAACGGACGGCAACGTTGCGCTAATGGACATG GCTAAAGCCCTCCAGTGGGTTCAGGCAAACATCCGGAACTTCGGAGGAGATCCCGACAGAGTCACCATCTTCGGCCAGTCCGGCGGAGCCTGGGGGGTCTCCCTGCTCGTCATGTCCCCGGAGACACGAGGGCTGTACCGCCGGGCCATCTCTCAGAGCGGCGTGGCCGGGCTCGGGGCCAGCCGCAGGGGAGACACCACAAAAACGGAGACCCTAGCCGCCTCGCTAAACTGCACCACAACCTCCTTCGATGACATGATGAGCTGCCTACGAAG CAAACCAGCCCACGACGTGTTGGAACTTGATGCTCCAGTCCCGATAGTCGGAGGATCTTTCTTACCAGACGCAGACGATCTGTGG GACATTATGTACAAGAAGGAAGTTAACGAGGTAGACTACCTCCTTGGCACCACCGACGGCGAGTTCAGTTACGGGCTGTTGGGCACAGTTCCCGAAGTGACCGCGGACGGTCTGAACAGGACTGTGTTGTCGGCTATTCTGCCGGCCCAACTCAACTTTGTCGCCGCACAATTTCCT GACGGCGATGTGGACAACATCGTGCAGCCCGTGATAGACCAGTACATGAACCCCGACTCGGACGACCCGATCTACACTCGTGACCGGTTTATCCAGCTGATGACCGACAACAGGTTCACCGCAACAACCGTACTCATGGCGCAGGCTGTGGCAG CGCACGACACTGCCCGGGTCTATCAGTACGAGTTCCAGCATCACACCACGTCGGTTTCCCCGGAAAGACCTTCCTACGCGAAAGCGGACCACGGCGACGACCTGTTCTACATGTTCGGCATCCCGCTCCTGCGTGACGACACCGGCAACTCCTGGAAGTACAGCTTCACCCAGGAGGAGAGGGACCTGAGTCTGGACATGATGGCGTACTGGGTCAACTTCGCCGCTAACGG AGACCCCAGTGACTCCACCGGTGCAGCGCGCATGCGTAACCTGGTGACCTGGCCACGGTTCATGACGTCATCCCAATCCTACCTGAAGCtggacgtgacgtcatctgctGACGTCAAGCTGCGGGAGTCCAACATGAAGTTTTGGAACGAGGAGGTGCCGAGGCTGATGGGAAAGCAAGTTACCACCGGTGGCGCTGAGAAATACACGTGGAGCTTTTTGCTTGTTGCCGGCGCCTTTTCAGCTGTAGTAAGTTTGCTACAGTAG